From Solanum lycopersicum chromosome 8, SLM_r2.1, the proteins below share one genomic window:
- the LOC101263043 gene encoding uncharacterized protein, whose product MAAPFFSTPFQPFVYQSPQDAVTPFQILGGEAQIVQIMLKPQERIIAKPGSMCYMSGSIQMENVYAAENEAGVWQWLFGKNTTSIVLHNTGTTDGFVGIAAPSLARILPIDLAKFGGEILCQPDAFLCSINDVKVSNTIDQRPRNLVASAEGFLRQKISGQGLAFVVGGGSVVQKNLEVGEVLAVDVPSVVALSSTVNVQVKYNGPMRRVVFGNDNLVTAVLTGPGIVFIQSMPFHRLSQRIARAVTSPNMRDNPKFFIQIAIFFFLAYVVVVSSLILTDI is encoded by the exons ATGGCTGCCCCATTTTTCTCGACGCCGTTTCAACCTTTTGTTTATCAG AGTCCGCAAGATGCTGTAACACCTTTTCAAATTCTGGGCGGTGAAGCTCAGATCGTTCAG ATTATGTTGAAGCCACAAGAAAGAATTATTGCAAAACCTG GGTCCATGTGCTATATGTCTGGTTCCATCCAGATGGAAAATGTCTATGCCGCTGAAAACGAAGCAGGTGTCTGGCAATGGCTTTTTGGAAAGAATACGACAAGCATAGTTCTTCACAATACAGGTACAACTGATGGGTTTGTTGGAATTGCTGCTCCTTCTCTGGCAAGAATCCTCCCG ATTGATTTAGCTAAGTTCGGAGGTGAAATCTTATGCCAG CCAGATGCATTCCTCTGCTCCATTAATGATGTCAAAGTCAGCAATACCATTGACCAAAGGCCACGTAACCTCGTGGCAAGTGCAGAG GGATTCTTAAGGCAGAAGATATCGGGCCAAGGGCTTGCTTTCGTAGTTGGGGGTGGTTCTG TTGTACAGAAAAATCTTGAGGTGGGTGAGGTACTTGCTGTTGATGTGCCAAGTGTCGTTGCATTATCATCAACTGTCAATGTTCAAGTGAAATACAATGGACCCATGCGAAGGGTGGTATTTGGG AATGATAATCTGGTGACAGCTGTCCTAACGGGGCCTGGTATTGTGTTTATTCAAAGCATGCCTTTTCACCGGCTTTCACAACGCATTGCTAG GGCGGTAACATCTCCAAACATGAGGGACAATCCCAAGTTCTTCATTCAGATTgcaattttcttctttctagcgtatgttgttgttgtgtcaTCATTGATCTTGACAGATATTTGA
- the LOC101263336 gene encoding DNA mismatch repair protein MSH4 isoform X2, whose amino-acid sequence MEEDAGERSSFVAGFIENRAKEVGVAAFDLRSASLHLSQYIETSSSYQNTKTLLQFYEPMVIIVSPNKLAADGMVGVSQLADRVCSSTKKGAVLVKGLAAKEPSALGLDSYYKQYYLCLAAAAATIKWIEAEKGVIITNHSLLVTFNGSFDHMNIDSTSVQNLEIIEPMHASLLGTNNKKRSLFHMLKTTRTIGGTRLLRANLLQPLKDIETINTRLDCLDELMSNEQLFFGLSQALRKFPKETDRVLCHFCFKPKRVTNEVLASDNGRRSQIMISSIILLKTALDALPLLSKVLKEAKSCLLGNVYKTICENEKYTSISKRIGEVIDDDVLHTRVPFVARTQQCFAVKAGADGLLDMARRSFCDTSEAIHSLANKYRQDFKLPNLKIPFNNRQGFYFSIPQKDIQGKLPSKFIQVVKHGNNVRCSSLELASLNVRNKSAAKECWLRTALCLEALMDAIREDVSVLTVLSEVLCLLDMMVNSFAHTISTKPVDRYTRARFTCDGPLAIDSGRHPILESIHNDFIPNGIFLSEASNMAIVMGPNMSGKSTYLQQVCLMVILAQIGCYIPARFATLRVVDRIFTRMGTMDSLESNSSTFMTEMKETAFIMQNVSHRSLIVMDELGRATSSSDGLAIAWSCCEHLLALKAYSIFATHMENLSALSTMYPNVKILHFDVDVRNNRMDFKFQLKDGSRHVPHYGLMLAGVAGLPSSVVETAKRITSRITEKEMKRMEVNCRQYEDVQLIYRVAQRLMCLKYSDQDEDSLREALQNLKENYIGGRL is encoded by the exons ATGGAAGAAGACGCCGGAGAAAGATCAAGCTTCGTCGCCGGGTTCATTGAGAACCGAGCCAAGGAG GTTGGAGTAGCTGCATTTGATTTGAGATCAGCATCACTGCATCTTTCTCAGTATATAGAGACTAGCAGCTCCTATCAAAATACAAAGACTTTACTACAGTTCTATGAACCTATGGTGATAATTGTTTCCCCCAATAAACTGGCGGCGGATGGAATGGTCGGAGTCTCACAACTGGCAGACAGAGTTTGTTCCTCCACAAAAAAG GGAGCTGTACTGGTTAAAGGTTTAGCTGCTAAGGAACCGTCTGCTCTTGGTCTGGATTCATACTACAAGCAATACTATTTGTGCTTGGCTGCAGCAGCTGCAACTATCAAGTG GATCGAAGCAGAGAAAGGTGTTATTATAACAAATCACTCTTTGCTG GTTACTTTCAATGGATCTTTTGACCACATGAACATTGATTCCACCAG TGTTCAGAACTTGGAGATAATTGAGCCTATGCACGCTTCTCTTCTGGGCACAAACAACAAAAAGAGAAGTTTATTCCACATGCTTAAAACAACTCGAACTATTGGAGG GACTAGACTTCTGAGGGCAaatcttttgcagcctctgaaAGACATAGAGACAATTAACACTCGACTCGACTGCCTG GATGAGTTGATGAGCAATGAACAGCTATTCTTTGGTTTGTCTCAGGCCCTTCGTAAGTTTCCGAAAGAAACAG ATCGGGTCCTTTGTCACTTCTGCTTCAAACCAAAGAGAGTTACTAATGAAGTCTTGGCTTCGGATAATGGAAGAAGGAGCCAGATAATGATATCCAGCATTATTCTTCTCAAAACAGCTCTTGATGCTTTACCGTTACTCTCCAAG GTTCTTAAAGAAGCCAAGAGTTGTCTGCTTGGAAATGTGTACAAAACCATATGTGAGAAtgaaaaatatacttcaatAAGCAAAAG AATTGGAGAGGTGATTGATGATGATGTCCTTCATACGCGAGTTCCTTTTGTGGCACGGACACAGCAGTGTTTTGCTGTTAAGGCTGGAGCAGATGGGCTTCTTGATATGGCTCGACGGTCATTCTGTGATACTAGCGAAG CTATACACAGTCTCGCAAATAAGTATCGTCAAGATTTCAAACTGCCGAACTTGAAGATCCCATTCAATAACAGGCAAGGGTTTTACTTTAGCATTCCACAGAAGGACATACAGGGAAAACTGCCCAGCAAGTTCATCCAG GTCGTGAAACATGGAAACAATGTCCGTTGCTCGAGTCTTGAACTTGCTTCA TTGAATGTGAGGAACAAGTCTGCAGCTAAAGAATGCTGGTTGAGGACTGCTCTTTGTCTTGAAG CATTAATGGATGCAATACGAGAGGATGTCTCCGTGCTTACTGTTCTTTCAGAAGTGTTGTGCCTTTTAGATATGATGGTAAATTCATTTGCTCACACTATATCAACGAAACCAGTTGATAGATATACTAGAGCTCGTTTTACAT GTGATGGCCCATTGGCAATTGATTCTGGACGGCACCCCATTctggaaagcatacacaatgATTTCATT CCAAATGGCATCTTTCTTTCTGAAGCATCAAATATGGCTATTGTAATGGGCCCAAACAT GAGCGGAAAAAGTACTTATCTTCAGCAAGTTTGTTTGATGGTCATCCTTGCTCAAATTGGTTGCTATATTCCTGCTCGATTTGCCACTTTGAGGGTGGTCGATCGTATTTTTACAAGGATGGGAACAATGGACAGTCTCGAATCAAATTCTAGCACG TTCATGACAGAGATGAAGGAGACGGCTTTTATCATGCAAAACGTGTCCCATAG AAGTTTGATTGTTATGGATGAACTGGGGAGGGCGACCTCATCCTCTGATGGACTCGCAATCGCGTGGAGCTGTTGTGAGCATCTATTGGCACTTAAAGC GTACTCAATATTTGCTACTCATATGGAAAATCTATCAGCGCTATCCACAATGTATCCAAATGTaaaaattcttcattttgatgttGATGTGAGGAATAACCGCATGGACTTCAAG TTTCAACTGAAGGATGGGTCACGTCATGTGCCACATTACGGCCTCATGCTAGCAGGAGTAGCTGGATTACCAAGTTCAGTAGTGGAGACTGCCAAAAGAATCACATCTAGGATCACAGAGAAG GAAATGAAGAGAATGGAGGTGAACTGCAGACAGTACGAGGACGTACAATTGATTTACCGTGTAGCTCAACGGCTGATGTGCTTGAAATATTCTGATCAGGATGAAGATTCTTTAAGGGAGGCTCTGCAGAACCTTAAGGAAAACTATATTGGTGGAAGGCTTTAG
- the LOC101263336 gene encoding DNA mismatch repair protein MSH4 isoform X1, translating to MEEDAGERSSFVAGFIENRAKEVGVAAFDLRSASLHLSQYIETSSSYQNTKTLLQFYEPMVIIVSPNKLAADGMVGVSQLADRVCSSTKKVIMARGCFDDTRGAVLVKGLAAKEPSALGLDSYYKQYYLCLAAAAATIKWIEAEKGVIITNHSLLVTFNGSFDHMNIDSTSVQNLEIIEPMHASLLGTNNKKRSLFHMLKTTRTIGGTRLLRANLLQPLKDIETINTRLDCLDELMSNEQLFFGLSQALRKFPKETDRVLCHFCFKPKRVTNEVLASDNGRRSQIMISSIILLKTALDALPLLSKVLKEAKSCLLGNVYKTICENEKYTSISKRIGEVIDDDVLHTRVPFVARTQQCFAVKAGADGLLDMARRSFCDTSEAIHSLANKYRQDFKLPNLKIPFNNRQGFYFSIPQKDIQGKLPSKFIQVVKHGNNVRCSSLELASLNVRNKSAAKECWLRTALCLEALMDAIREDVSVLTVLSEVLCLLDMMVNSFAHTISTKPVDRYTRARFTCDGPLAIDSGRHPILESIHNDFIPNGIFLSEASNMAIVMGPNMSGKSTYLQQVCLMVILAQIGCYIPARFATLRVVDRIFTRMGTMDSLESNSSTFMTEMKETAFIMQNVSHRSLIVMDELGRATSSSDGLAIAWSCCEHLLALKAYSIFATHMENLSALSTMYPNVKILHFDVDVRNNRMDFKFQLKDGSRHVPHYGLMLAGVAGLPSSVVETAKRITSRITEKEMKRMEVNCRQYEDVQLIYRVAQRLMCLKYSDQDEDSLREALQNLKENYIGGRL from the exons ATGGAAGAAGACGCCGGAGAAAGATCAAGCTTCGTCGCCGGGTTCATTGAGAACCGAGCCAAGGAG GTTGGAGTAGCTGCATTTGATTTGAGATCAGCATCACTGCATCTTTCTCAGTATATAGAGACTAGCAGCTCCTATCAAAATACAAAGACTTTACTACAGTTCTATGAACCTATGGTGATAATTGTTTCCCCCAATAAACTGGCGGCGGATGGAATGGTCGGAGTCTCACAACTGGCAGACAGAGTTTGTTCCTCCACAAAAAAG GTTATAATGGCCCGTGGTTGCTTTGATGATACCAGG GGAGCTGTACTGGTTAAAGGTTTAGCTGCTAAGGAACCGTCTGCTCTTGGTCTGGATTCATACTACAAGCAATACTATTTGTGCTTGGCTGCAGCAGCTGCAACTATCAAGTG GATCGAAGCAGAGAAAGGTGTTATTATAACAAATCACTCTTTGCTG GTTACTTTCAATGGATCTTTTGACCACATGAACATTGATTCCACCAG TGTTCAGAACTTGGAGATAATTGAGCCTATGCACGCTTCTCTTCTGGGCACAAACAACAAAAAGAGAAGTTTATTCCACATGCTTAAAACAACTCGAACTATTGGAGG GACTAGACTTCTGAGGGCAaatcttttgcagcctctgaaAGACATAGAGACAATTAACACTCGACTCGACTGCCTG GATGAGTTGATGAGCAATGAACAGCTATTCTTTGGTTTGTCTCAGGCCCTTCGTAAGTTTCCGAAAGAAACAG ATCGGGTCCTTTGTCACTTCTGCTTCAAACCAAAGAGAGTTACTAATGAAGTCTTGGCTTCGGATAATGGAAGAAGGAGCCAGATAATGATATCCAGCATTATTCTTCTCAAAACAGCTCTTGATGCTTTACCGTTACTCTCCAAG GTTCTTAAAGAAGCCAAGAGTTGTCTGCTTGGAAATGTGTACAAAACCATATGTGAGAAtgaaaaatatacttcaatAAGCAAAAG AATTGGAGAGGTGATTGATGATGATGTCCTTCATACGCGAGTTCCTTTTGTGGCACGGACACAGCAGTGTTTTGCTGTTAAGGCTGGAGCAGATGGGCTTCTTGATATGGCTCGACGGTCATTCTGTGATACTAGCGAAG CTATACACAGTCTCGCAAATAAGTATCGTCAAGATTTCAAACTGCCGAACTTGAAGATCCCATTCAATAACAGGCAAGGGTTTTACTTTAGCATTCCACAGAAGGACATACAGGGAAAACTGCCCAGCAAGTTCATCCAG GTCGTGAAACATGGAAACAATGTCCGTTGCTCGAGTCTTGAACTTGCTTCA TTGAATGTGAGGAACAAGTCTGCAGCTAAAGAATGCTGGTTGAGGACTGCTCTTTGTCTTGAAG CATTAATGGATGCAATACGAGAGGATGTCTCCGTGCTTACTGTTCTTTCAGAAGTGTTGTGCCTTTTAGATATGATGGTAAATTCATTTGCTCACACTATATCAACGAAACCAGTTGATAGATATACTAGAGCTCGTTTTACAT GTGATGGCCCATTGGCAATTGATTCTGGACGGCACCCCATTctggaaagcatacacaatgATTTCATT CCAAATGGCATCTTTCTTTCTGAAGCATCAAATATGGCTATTGTAATGGGCCCAAACAT GAGCGGAAAAAGTACTTATCTTCAGCAAGTTTGTTTGATGGTCATCCTTGCTCAAATTGGTTGCTATATTCCTGCTCGATTTGCCACTTTGAGGGTGGTCGATCGTATTTTTACAAGGATGGGAACAATGGACAGTCTCGAATCAAATTCTAGCACG TTCATGACAGAGATGAAGGAGACGGCTTTTATCATGCAAAACGTGTCCCATAG AAGTTTGATTGTTATGGATGAACTGGGGAGGGCGACCTCATCCTCTGATGGACTCGCAATCGCGTGGAGCTGTTGTGAGCATCTATTGGCACTTAAAGC GTACTCAATATTTGCTACTCATATGGAAAATCTATCAGCGCTATCCACAATGTATCCAAATGTaaaaattcttcattttgatgttGATGTGAGGAATAACCGCATGGACTTCAAG TTTCAACTGAAGGATGGGTCACGTCATGTGCCACATTACGGCCTCATGCTAGCAGGAGTAGCTGGATTACCAAGTTCAGTAGTGGAGACTGCCAAAAGAATCACATCTAGGATCACAGAGAAG GAAATGAAGAGAATGGAGGTGAACTGCAGACAGTACGAGGACGTACAATTGATTTACCGTGTAGCTCAACGGCTGATGTGCTTGAAATATTCTGATCAGGATGAAGATTCTTTAAGGGAGGCTCTGCAGAACCTTAAGGAAAACTATATTGGTGGAAGGCTTTAG
- the LOC101263336 gene encoding DNA mismatch repair protein MSH4 isoform X3, which translates to MEWSESHNWQTEFVPPQKRQVIMARGCFDDTRGAVLVKGLAAKEPSALGLDSYYKQYYLCLAAAAATIKWIEAEKGVIITNHSLLVTFNGSFDHMNIDSTSVQNLEIIEPMHASLLGTNNKKRSLFHMLKTTRTIGGTRLLRANLLQPLKDIETINTRLDCLDELMSNEQLFFGLSQALRKFPKETDRVLCHFCFKPKRVTNEVLASDNGRRSQIMISSIILLKTALDALPLLSKVLKEAKSCLLGNVYKTICENEKYTSISKRIGEVIDDDVLHTRVPFVARTQQCFAVKAGADGLLDMARRSFCDTSEAIHSLANKYRQDFKLPNLKIPFNNRQGFYFSIPQKDIQGKLPSKFIQVVKHGNNVRCSSLELASLNVRNKSAAKECWLRTALCLEALMDAIREDVSVLTVLSEVLCLLDMMVNSFAHTISTKPVDRYTRARFTCDGPLAIDSGRHPILESIHNDFIPNGIFLSEASNMAIVMGPNMSGKSTYLQQVCLMVILAQIGCYIPARFATLRVVDRIFTRMGTMDSLESNSSTFMTEMKETAFIMQNVSHRSLIVMDELGRATSSSDGLAIAWSCCEHLLALKAYSIFATHMENLSALSTMYPNVKILHFDVDVRNNRMDFKFQLKDGSRHVPHYGLMLAGVAGLPSSVVETAKRITSRITEKEMKRMEVNCRQYEDVQLIYRVAQRLMCLKYSDQDEDSLREALQNLKENYIGGRL; encoded by the exons ATGGAATGGTCGGAGTCTCACAACTGGCAGACAGAGTTTGTTCCTCCACAAAAAAG ACAGGTTATAATGGCCCGTGGTTGCTTTGATGATACCAGG GGAGCTGTACTGGTTAAAGGTTTAGCTGCTAAGGAACCGTCTGCTCTTGGTCTGGATTCATACTACAAGCAATACTATTTGTGCTTGGCTGCAGCAGCTGCAACTATCAAGTG GATCGAAGCAGAGAAAGGTGTTATTATAACAAATCACTCTTTGCTG GTTACTTTCAATGGATCTTTTGACCACATGAACATTGATTCCACCAG TGTTCAGAACTTGGAGATAATTGAGCCTATGCACGCTTCTCTTCTGGGCACAAACAACAAAAAGAGAAGTTTATTCCACATGCTTAAAACAACTCGAACTATTGGAGG GACTAGACTTCTGAGGGCAaatcttttgcagcctctgaaAGACATAGAGACAATTAACACTCGACTCGACTGCCTG GATGAGTTGATGAGCAATGAACAGCTATTCTTTGGTTTGTCTCAGGCCCTTCGTAAGTTTCCGAAAGAAACAG ATCGGGTCCTTTGTCACTTCTGCTTCAAACCAAAGAGAGTTACTAATGAAGTCTTGGCTTCGGATAATGGAAGAAGGAGCCAGATAATGATATCCAGCATTATTCTTCTCAAAACAGCTCTTGATGCTTTACCGTTACTCTCCAAG GTTCTTAAAGAAGCCAAGAGTTGTCTGCTTGGAAATGTGTACAAAACCATATGTGAGAAtgaaaaatatacttcaatAAGCAAAAG AATTGGAGAGGTGATTGATGATGATGTCCTTCATACGCGAGTTCCTTTTGTGGCACGGACACAGCAGTGTTTTGCTGTTAAGGCTGGAGCAGATGGGCTTCTTGATATGGCTCGACGGTCATTCTGTGATACTAGCGAAG CTATACACAGTCTCGCAAATAAGTATCGTCAAGATTTCAAACTGCCGAACTTGAAGATCCCATTCAATAACAGGCAAGGGTTTTACTTTAGCATTCCACAGAAGGACATACAGGGAAAACTGCCCAGCAAGTTCATCCAG GTCGTGAAACATGGAAACAATGTCCGTTGCTCGAGTCTTGAACTTGCTTCA TTGAATGTGAGGAACAAGTCTGCAGCTAAAGAATGCTGGTTGAGGACTGCTCTTTGTCTTGAAG CATTAATGGATGCAATACGAGAGGATGTCTCCGTGCTTACTGTTCTTTCAGAAGTGTTGTGCCTTTTAGATATGATGGTAAATTCATTTGCTCACACTATATCAACGAAACCAGTTGATAGATATACTAGAGCTCGTTTTACAT GTGATGGCCCATTGGCAATTGATTCTGGACGGCACCCCATTctggaaagcatacacaatgATTTCATT CCAAATGGCATCTTTCTTTCTGAAGCATCAAATATGGCTATTGTAATGGGCCCAAACAT GAGCGGAAAAAGTACTTATCTTCAGCAAGTTTGTTTGATGGTCATCCTTGCTCAAATTGGTTGCTATATTCCTGCTCGATTTGCCACTTTGAGGGTGGTCGATCGTATTTTTACAAGGATGGGAACAATGGACAGTCTCGAATCAAATTCTAGCACG TTCATGACAGAGATGAAGGAGACGGCTTTTATCATGCAAAACGTGTCCCATAG AAGTTTGATTGTTATGGATGAACTGGGGAGGGCGACCTCATCCTCTGATGGACTCGCAATCGCGTGGAGCTGTTGTGAGCATCTATTGGCACTTAAAGC GTACTCAATATTTGCTACTCATATGGAAAATCTATCAGCGCTATCCACAATGTATCCAAATGTaaaaattcttcattttgatgttGATGTGAGGAATAACCGCATGGACTTCAAG TTTCAACTGAAGGATGGGTCACGTCATGTGCCACATTACGGCCTCATGCTAGCAGGAGTAGCTGGATTACCAAGTTCAGTAGTGGAGACTGCCAAAAGAATCACATCTAGGATCACAGAGAAG GAAATGAAGAGAATGGAGGTGAACTGCAGACAGTACGAGGACGTACAATTGATTTACCGTGTAGCTCAACGGCTGATGTGCTTGAAATATTCTGATCAGGATGAAGATTCTTTAAGGGAGGCTCTGCAGAACCTTAAGGAAAACTATATTGGTGGAAGGCTTTAG